GTGCTCGACCAGGCCATCCTGCTCGGCAACGCGCAACGCGACCCGGAGGTCAAGGTCGTCGGCCAACCGTTCACCGAGGACCCCTACGGGATCGGTCTGCCTCCCGGTGACGCGGAGTTCAAGACGTTCGTCAACGGCTGGCTGACCAAGATCGTCGAGGCCGGGCTGTGGGACCGGATCTGGAAACTGACCCTGGGCACCGCGATCGAGGGCGAACCGCCGACCCCGCCGGTCCTCGGCTCCGTGGCCGGAAGCTGAGCGTAGTCCCCGTGCCGTACGTGTCGGAGGTGGCTGGGATCCCGCTGGTCGACGGCGTGCTCAGCCACCTCGGCCGGCTGGGAGCCGGCCTCCTGGTCACCGTCGAGCTCACGGCGGCCTCGTTCGCGGGCGCGATGGTCCTGGGCACCCTGCTGGCGATCATGCGGATCGTGCCGGTGCCGTTGCTGAGGCTCTGCGCCGCGATCTACGTGCAGTTCATGCGCAACACGCCGCTGCTGGTCCTGCTGGTGCTGTTCGTGTTCGGGCTGCCCGAGATCGGGATCCTGTACGACCTGTTCTGGACGGTCACCACCGCGATGGCGATGTACGGGGCCGCGCTGGTCGCCGAGACGATCCGGTCCGGCATCCGGACCGTGCCGCCCGGTGAGGCGGAAGCGGCCCGGGCCCTGGGCATGACCACGGCACGCAGTCTGCGTCACGTCATCCTTCCGCGCGCCTTCCGCTCGATGGTCCAGCCGCTGGGGAACATCTTCATCGCCATCGCCCTGAGCAGTTCCCTCGCCGCGGCGGTCGGTGTCACCGAGCTGACCGGCGAGACCGACCTGATCAACCTGGAATTCGCCGACGCCGGCCCGACCTTCCTGGTCAGCACGGCGCTCTACCTCATCCTGACCCTGAGCATCGGCTTCGTCACCGGGCTGCTGGAGAAGAAGGTGGCGATCGGACGATGAGCGTGTCCGAGCAGGCCCTGTTCGACCAGCCGGGTCCCCGGGGCCGGCGATGGATCCGGCTGGCGACCATCGGCACCGCCGTCCTCCTGGTCGGTCTGTTCTGGCTTGCGATCACCGAGTTCCACGCCCACGGCCAGCTCGACCCCGCCAAATGGACGATCTTCGGGCAGTGGCCTGTGATGGCCTTCCTGCTCCGGGGCCTCGCGGCCACCCTCCTGGCCGCCGGGGTCAGCGCCGTGATCGCCGCGCCGCTGGGATTCCTGGTCGCGCTCGGCCGGCTGTCCCGGCGACGGGTCATCCGGTGGCCGGCGGTTGCGTACGTGGAACTGTTCCGCGCGGTGCCGATCCTGCTGCTGCTGTTCGCCTTCCTGATCCTGGCGCCTCGCTTCGGGCTACGGCTACCGATCTTCTGGCAACTGGTCGTACCGATCGTGGTCTCGAACGTGGCCGCCCTCGCCGAGATCTTCCGCGCCGGCATCCTCTCCGTCGACAGGGGACAGACCGAGGCCGGGCTCTGCGTGGGCTTGAGCCCATCGGCCACCATGCGGCTGGTGGTGCTCCCGCAGGCCCTGCGGCGCGTCGCCCCGGCGCTGGTGACGCAGTTCATCCGCCTGCTCAAGGAGAGCACGCTCGGCTACGTGGTGAGTTTCCTCGAACTGCTCCACGCGGGCCGGGTGCTCGGCGAGTACACCCACGCCCTCATCCAGACCTACCTCGTGATGACCCTCATGTTCGTCGCGGTCAACGCATTGCTGTCGTGGCTCGCCACGGTGCTGCAGCGGCGTGGCTGACCGCCCACCCTGACCCCGGGAGTATGCACATGTGCCGTCTGTTGGGTGTGGTCGGCGCGTCCGCCGGTCGCCTGACCGAGCTTCTCGCCACCGAACTACCCGGATTCACCGAACTCTCGGCCGAACACGGCGACGGCTGGGGCGTGGCCCACTGGCACGACGGTGAACTCCGCGTCGACAAGGAGCCGACGTCGGCCCGTACCAGCGAGGGATTCACCTCCACGCTGAGCCGGATCACCACCGACGCCGCCCTGCTGCACATCAGGCTGGCCAATCCCGGGTCACCGCTCGTCCTGGCCAACACCCACCCGTTCCGGTCCGCGACGGTCGCCTTCGCCCACAACGGTGACTTCTCCCCGGCCGACGCCGTCGACGATCTGCTCGAACCGGAGATGCGTGAAGCGGTCGCCGGTACCACCGACAGCGAACGGTTCTTCCTCCTGGTCAGGCAGTTCCTGCGCCGCACCGACCCGGTGACCGCGCTCAGTTCGGCCGCCGCCGAGGTACGGCGTCACGCCACCCGGTACAGCGGCCTCAACTGCCTGCTGCTGACCGAGCAGTCGTTGTTCGCCTACGCGGACCATGATCCGGACTCCGCTGTCAGCCGGCGTCGTGGCCCCGGGTTCTTCCCCCTCAACTACCTCGTCGAACCCGATCGCGTGGTGGTCGCCTCGACGGGTTGGGACCAGCCCACCCCGCCCTGGCACCAACTGGACCAACGGCACGTGCTCGAGGTCCGCCGCTCCGATCTGCGGGTCTCCCGACACCTGACGCGGCCCGAGCTGCCCCCGGTCGCGGCCGTGAAGAGCGGCGTCCGATGAGCACGCGCCCGGTGCCACGGTGGCCTTCCCGTTCCGCGCCGTCCGGGTCGAGGTGAGGGCGCTGGCAGAATGATCGGATGTCCGCCGAAGCCGCGCACGCCGCGGAGATCCTCACCGCGCTCGCCACTCCCGAGCGCCTCCAGGCGTTGGCCGAACTCGCCCGCCGGGGCGACGACGGGCTCACGGCCACCCAGTTGGCCCAGGCGCTGGACATCCCCGTACCGAAGGCCGGAGCGGCGCTCGCCCGGCTCCACGCGATCGGCGTGGTCACCGGCACCGGCGTCTACCGGGCCCGGCTCGACGCCCTGCGGGAGACCGCCGCCGACCTGGACCGTCAGCAGCCGATCAGCCGTCTGCTCGTGGTCTATCCGGAGCTGCGGAGCGTCTTCTCGCACGGCCGGCTGACCGCCTTTCCGCCGCCCCTGTCGCGGCGGTGGGAACTGCTGGCCGAGATGCTGGTCCGCTTCCTCGACCTCGACGGCCCGTGCGACGAGGACGAGATCAACCGGCGGCTCTCCGCCGTCACCGACGACGTGGCCGGTGCCCGGCGGATGCTGGTCGACGCCGGCTGGCTGGAACGCGACCGCGCCGGCACCACCTACGGCACGTCGCGCACGCTACCCGCGCGCGAGTCGTCCGCCTGATCAAGCCAGGACACAGACGTGCGGCCGGGACGGTGCTGTCCCGGCCGCACTGTGCGGATCAGATGTTGGAGATGCGGAACACGGTCGCGGCGGTGTCACCGCGCGCCGCGCGGTCTCCGGCGGCCGCCGACTCCTCCGGGGTCGCCCCACGGGCCATGGCCCTGGCCACGGCCGCGTCGCGCTGCTCTTCGATCTTCCGCCTACGCCGCTGGGTGAACCTGCTCCAGATAGACATACAGAAGATCTTCCCGATCGCCGACGGACCAAACCGGATCACGGGCGATCATCGGATCACCCGTGAACCGTCGATGTCCGGACGGGTCAGGGCACCGCCACCACCGCGTCGGTACCCGGCATCCGGGTCACGCTGGGCAGTTGCGGCACCGCCTGCGCCGAACGGCTGCTCACGCCGCCGGTCGGGCAGATCGCGGTGAGCACGAACGTCTGCCAGGCGATGTCGACCGGATGCGCGTCAGGCAGCCCGATCTGGTAGTGGCTGAGGTTGATCCCGGAGGACGCCTGGCGCACACCGTCCCGGCTGTGCAGTGAGTACGTCAGGTGACCGATGACCGCGCCGTCGTGACCCCAGACCTCGCCGCACGGGGTGGAGAGCGAATAGATGCCCAGACCGTAGCCACCGGCCTCCGGCACTCCCGGCACCATCGGCACTCGGGTGAGCATCTGGTCGAGGGTGGCCGGACGGAGCAGATCACCACGGAGCAGCGCCCGGAAGAAGGTGTTCAGGTCCGCCG
Above is a window of Verrucosispora sp. NA02020 DNA encoding:
- a CDS encoding DUF2087 domain-containing protein; this translates as MSAEAAHAAEILTALATPERLQALAELARRGDDGLTATQLAQALDIPVPKAGAALARLHAIGVVTGTGVYRARLDALRETAADLDRQQPISRLLVVYPELRSVFSHGRLTAFPPPLSRRWELLAEMLVRFLDLDGPCDEDEINRRLSAVTDDVAGARRMLVDAGWLERDRAGTTYGTSRTLPARESSA
- a CDS encoding class II glutamine amidotransferase, producing the protein MCRLLGVVGASAGRLTELLATELPGFTELSAEHGDGWGVAHWHDGELRVDKEPTSARTSEGFTSTLSRITTDAALLHIRLANPGSPLVLANTHPFRSATVAFAHNGDFSPADAVDDLLEPEMREAVAGTTDSERFFLLVRQFLRRTDPVTALSSAAAEVRRHATRYSGLNCLLLTEQSLFAYADHDPDSAVSRRRGPGFFPLNYLVEPDRVVVASTGWDQPTPPWHQLDQRHVLEVRRSDLRVSRHLTRPELPPVAAVKSGVR
- a CDS encoding amino acid ABC transporter permease — encoded protein: MSVSEQALFDQPGPRGRRWIRLATIGTAVLLVGLFWLAITEFHAHGQLDPAKWTIFGQWPVMAFLLRGLAATLLAAGVSAVIAAPLGFLVALGRLSRRRVIRWPAVAYVELFRAVPILLLLFAFLILAPRFGLRLPIFWQLVVPIVVSNVAALAEIFRAGILSVDRGQTEAGLCVGLSPSATMRLVVLPQALRRVAPALVTQFIRLLKESTLGYVVSFLELLHAGRVLGEYTHALIQTYLVMTLMFVAVNALLSWLATVLQRRG
- a CDS encoding amino acid ABC transporter permease; translation: MPYVSEVAGIPLVDGVLSHLGRLGAGLLVTVELTAASFAGAMVLGTLLAIMRIVPVPLLRLCAAIYVQFMRNTPLLVLLVLFVFGLPEIGILYDLFWTVTTAMAMYGAALVAETIRSGIRTVPPGEAEAARALGMTTARSLRHVILPRAFRSMVQPLGNIFIAIALSSSLAAAVGVTELTGETDLINLEFADAGPTFLVSTALYLILTLSIGFVTGLLEKKVAIGR